A single genomic interval of Stieleria maiorica harbors:
- a CDS encoding terminase gpA endonuclease subunit: MMIEIAPYVPDSRTLDCILPIEPINTWEWMKENSYTKKGVPFNYFDYPWVKGIAEAWDNPDVKRIFFMAGSRLGKTEDGLSFMHAAQDHNPDVGMIIGPDQKIVEETIGDRFWPMLEKSPKTRGLCPHPSRRAKQKVKTATFTIYGAWSGSPATLGDKDPRYLALFEIDKYTKDKSEESDPFNLAMARGAEIPDRKLYAESTPTIEGRSRIAKYVALGTNRRFHVPCPHCGHHQELVWNEGTDRSAGGLWWDRDENGNANPNVAASTAVYICIECGDEIKEEQRRAIISRGVWCAEGQYVDDDGKLVGRPVNDGSDESFQISRLYGPTFSFSECAKAYAESRGTPEGEQSFENDWRGMPWVPLVVQMQAEDLAKKLCVGDWDVGTVPKPCVFVTTAVDVQLDHFVLGTFGWDRQATGYLIRHDTVPSWNDVEAWLKTPWPHEDGHPIFSLINLVDSKDGNRQEEVFSFCMSVNNPRSPWTWPLEGARYGHMGVKMFNKRELENKFGSNGNKKKRKNEIAGLHCIQVNTMMTQNWLDNAMVRRMPGDPMSIILPRQIIGDTDLFDQLLNERYDPREGKHVRIDESTIPVDFRDVFRYSRTAAEVFTNGRWERLPKDRPVSSGLNVGAASQQFQTPRVINADLDDAVTKPGFIRKPKNPFLRGRR; this comes from the coding sequence ATGATGATTGAAATCGCTCCCTACGTGCCCGATTCCCGCACGCTCGATTGCATCCTGCCGATCGAACCGATCAACACGTGGGAGTGGATGAAGGAGAACAGCTACACCAAGAAGGGTGTGCCGTTCAACTATTTCGACTACCCATGGGTCAAGGGCATCGCGGAGGCGTGGGACAATCCCGATGTGAAGCGGATCTTCTTCATGGCCGGTAGCCGGCTCGGGAAGACCGAAGACGGTTTGTCGTTCATGCACGCCGCTCAGGACCACAATCCCGACGTCGGGATGATCATCGGGCCCGACCAAAAGATCGTGGAGGAAACGATTGGTGACCGGTTTTGGCCGATGTTGGAGAAATCGCCGAAGACCCGTGGTTTGTGCCCGCATCCATCCAGGCGGGCGAAGCAAAAGGTCAAGACAGCAACGTTCACAATCTACGGCGCGTGGTCGGGATCGCCGGCGACGTTGGGCGACAAGGATCCGCGATACTTGGCCCTGTTCGAGATCGACAAGTACACCAAGGACAAGTCGGAAGAGTCCGACCCGTTCAACTTGGCAATGGCGCGCGGTGCGGAAATCCCCGACCGCAAACTTTACGCGGAATCGACGCCGACGATCGAGGGGCGATCGCGGATCGCGAAGTACGTCGCACTGGGGACCAATCGGAGATTCCACGTCCCCTGCCCGCATTGCGGTCACCACCAAGAATTGGTTTGGAACGAGGGGACGGACCGCTCGGCCGGCGGGTTGTGGTGGGATCGCGACGAGAACGGGAACGCCAATCCTAACGTCGCCGCATCGACCGCGGTCTACATCTGCATCGAATGTGGTGACGAGATCAAGGAGGAGCAACGCCGGGCGATCATTAGCCGCGGGGTTTGGTGTGCAGAGGGTCAATATGTCGACGACGATGGCAAACTGGTCGGCCGCCCGGTCAACGATGGGTCCGATGAATCATTCCAGATTTCACGACTCTACGGCCCGACATTCAGTTTCAGCGAATGCGCGAAAGCCTACGCCGAATCCCGCGGGACCCCGGAGGGAGAGCAATCATTCGAGAACGATTGGCGGGGCATGCCTTGGGTGCCGTTGGTCGTCCAGATGCAAGCCGAGGACCTGGCCAAGAAACTCTGTGTCGGGGATTGGGACGTTGGAACGGTGCCGAAGCCGTGTGTGTTCGTCACGACGGCCGTCGACGTCCAGTTGGACCACTTCGTGCTCGGGACCTTTGGATGGGACCGTCAGGCGACCGGCTATCTGATTCGACACGACACGGTCCCCAGTTGGAACGATGTCGAGGCATGGCTGAAAACACCCTGGCCGCACGAAGACGGGCACCCGATTTTCAGCCTGATCAATCTGGTCGACTCGAAAGACGGCAACCGGCAAGAAGAGGTCTTTTCGTTTTGCATGTCGGTGAACAATCCTCGCAGTCCTTGGACCTGGCCGCTGGAAGGTGCTCGGTACGGCCACATGGGCGTCAAGATGTTCAACAAACGTGAACTGGAGAACAAGTTCGGCAGCAACGGCAACAAGAAGAAACGCAAGAACGAAATCGCTGGCCTGCATTGCATCCAGGTCAACACGATGATGACCCAAAACTGGCTGGACAATGCGATGGTCCGCCGGATGCCGGGCGACCCGATGTCGATCATCCTTCCGCGCCAGATCATTGGTGACACTGATTTGTTCGACCAGCTGCTCAATGAACGGTACGACCCGCGCGAGGGCAAGCACGTCCGGATTGACGAATCGACGATCCCCGTCGACTTCCGTGACGTGTTCCGATATTCGCGGACTGCGGCCGAGGTGTTCACGAACGGACGGTGGGAGCGTCTTCCGAAAGATCGCCCGGTGAGCTCAGGATTGAATGTTGGTGCTGCAAGTCAGCAGTTTCAGACACCTCGAGTCATCAATGCTGATTTAGACGACGCGGTTACGAAGCCAGGGTTCATTCGCAAGCCAAAGAACCCATTTTTGAGGGGTCGCCGATGA
- a CDS encoding G8 domain-containing protein — MKTLLIWLALSGVASAHITVTDSEIITHHGEHVPRFASNPDCVAVQSGRWSDPETWGSTPVPDCDNEETARAIEAGIDPLVAHEGHDVYIPEGFVVTYDLRSTVKLGSIEIAGTLRNDADNKTLLHCDNLVILPTGTLQQGAPGQPAVMKVVINDKPIDLAVDPGQWGQGVLNFGGQWVIYGKPKTAAVWSVGGIDPGQMTLHLMSPPEGWEVGDELYLPDTEHWGQEKSVANGPRYGSPPAPIPRWYADRAETGSDWLLGYRKGSIRWEKNPVYRLGESVTVAAIDGNVVTLETPIVNRHPAAIDPDGVLRMPPIVLNKTRSVEITSENPNGTRGHTLNNGAAIVDHNFASFPAMGRTEMAWPINVSYADVFDIGIEGTNIKARYNWHLHHVSGRGPNFDGFIGRCRGCVTWDGPKWTHVVHGTSHFLIEDCISGDSLDAAFTTEDGNETENVYHNCHAAGMCRRGYWAAGHANSWINCAAHGTSTGWWIGKAGYRKMMAHDIHGDMQPFDYPTHSWIEFRGCYVMGVGEALGVSDRVGDWTDGLRIRPDTRRNIIHDFGCYHSQRCVGNYGETSIEIDGLVHIAALEPLESRYGPSKWCITSNGSTTVEVIVRNGYIANCDLAIRLRSRGNAELNHFENLTLVNNQTAVHRMTWTRDGFSGRGIVHRFVDCDFIDNDINIDCDFGYGNKSTFHLFAPDRMFLETDGQVSQVFFEPQRPGWVIGDQNNRDAAGVLHDADGLTTRQAADQLGVAVLGDIAPAETRVDKFQNCFVCPVEKN, encoded by the coding sequence ATGAAAACGCTACTCATCTGGCTGGCCCTTTCAGGCGTCGCGTCAGCTCACATCACCGTCACTGATTCGGAAATCATCACCCACCACGGCGAGCACGTCCCACGCTTCGCCTCCAACCCAGACTGCGTCGCGGTTCAATCCGGTCGATGGAGTGATCCGGAAACCTGGGGATCAACTCCAGTGCCCGATTGCGACAACGAAGAAACGGCACGGGCCATCGAGGCCGGCATCGATCCCCTGGTCGCTCACGAAGGCCACGACGTTTACATCCCCGAGGGTTTCGTCGTCACGTATGACCTGCGGTCGACCGTCAAACTCGGCTCGATCGAGATCGCGGGGACCCTTCGCAATGACGCGGACAACAAGACGCTCCTCCACTGCGACAACCTGGTCATCCTGCCGACGGGGACGTTACAGCAAGGGGCACCCGGTCAACCTGCCGTGATGAAGGTCGTTATCAACGACAAACCGATCGACCTGGCCGTCGATCCCGGCCAGTGGGGACAGGGCGTTTTGAACTTCGGCGGCCAGTGGGTGATCTATGGCAAACCCAAAACCGCGGCCGTCTGGTCCGTCGGCGGCATCGATCCCGGTCAAATGACGCTGCATCTAATGTCGCCCCCCGAGGGTTGGGAGGTCGGCGACGAGCTCTATTTGCCGGACACCGAACACTGGGGCCAAGAAAAGAGCGTCGCCAACGGGCCGCGATACGGATCACCGCCGGCACCGATCCCACGCTGGTACGCCGACCGTGCCGAGACCGGTTCGGATTGGTTGCTTGGGTATCGAAAAGGGTCGATCCGATGGGAGAAAAACCCGGTCTATCGGCTCGGCGAATCCGTCACGGTTGCCGCGATCGATGGAAACGTCGTCACGCTCGAAACTCCGATCGTCAACCGCCACCCCGCCGCGATCGATCCCGACGGCGTGCTGCGGATGCCGCCGATCGTTTTGAACAAAACCCGCTCGGTCGAAATCACCAGCGAAAACCCCAACGGAACCCGTGGGCACACGTTGAACAACGGCGCCGCGATCGTCGACCACAACTTCGCATCGTTCCCGGCGATGGGTCGGACCGAGATGGCCTGGCCCATCAACGTCAGCTACGCCGACGTCTTCGACATCGGTATCGAAGGGACGAACATCAAAGCGCGCTACAACTGGCACCTGCACCACGTCAGCGGCCGCGGTCCCAACTTCGACGGGTTCATCGGCCGGTGCCGCGGCTGTGTGACTTGGGACGGGCCGAAATGGACCCATGTCGTCCACGGGACCAGCCATTTTTTGATCGAAGACTGCATCAGCGGCGATTCACTGGACGCGGCGTTTACGACCGAGGACGGCAACGAGACCGAAAACGTCTACCACAACTGCCACGCCGCGGGAATGTGTCGCCGCGGGTACTGGGCCGCGGGGCACGCCAATTCGTGGATCAACTGCGCCGCCCACGGGACCTCGACCGGTTGGTGGATCGGCAAAGCGGGCTACCGCAAAATGATGGCCCACGACATCCACGGCGACATGCAGCCGTTCGACTATCCGACACATTCCTGGATTGAATTCCGGGGCTGCTACGTCATGGGCGTCGGCGAAGCGCTCGGCGTCTCCGACCGTGTCGGGGACTGGACGGACGGGCTCCGGATCCGGCCCGACACTCGGCGGAACATTATCCACGATTTCGGCTGCTACCACTCGCAACGCTGCGTCGGCAACTACGGCGAAACGTCCATCGAAATCGACGGGCTGGTTCACATCGCAGCGCTGGAGCCGCTGGAAAGCCGCTATGGTCCGTCCAAGTGGTGCATCACCAGCAACGGATCGACGACCGTCGAAGTCATCGTCCGAAACGGCTACATTGCAAACTGCGACCTTGCGATCCGGCTGCGATCGCGCGGCAATGCGGAGCTGAACCATTTTGAAAACCTGACGCTGGTCAACAACCAAACCGCCGTCCACCGGATGACCTGGACGCGTGACGGTTTCAGCGGACGCGGGATCGTCCACCGATTCGTCGATTGTGATTTCATCGACAACGACATCAACATCGACTGCGACTTCGGCTACGGCAACAAATCGACGTTCCACCTGTTCGCGCCGGACCGAATGTTTCTCGAAACCGACGGTCAAGTCTCCCAAGTGTTCTTTGAACCGCAGCGACCGGGCTGGGTGATCGGCGATCAAAACAACCGCGACGCGGCAGGGGTTTTGCATGACGCCGACGGACTGACCACTCGGCAAGCCGCCGACCAGCTGGGCGTCGCAGTCCTGGGCGACATCGCCCCGGCCGAAACTCGCGTCGACAAATTCCAAAACTGTTTCGTCTGCCCGGTGGAGAAAAACTGA
- a CDS encoding SAM-dependent methyltransferase, with translation MSGRKYTLGVDDYCCGRASCRMQRELWAAFEKARTSPPTILDAMDPLQKVRHSFAPSPTTAVDALWQIIRPQSGQIILDPGCGDARILVDAARRFGAYGMGIEINPQTAALARSAVQSAGVRSLVSITEGDSRRYRFYKADYVVMYLYDDLIRELLPKLKSLRRGTVVVSYLHPLPAELPGQQRITVGEHVFFVWIHP, from the coding sequence ATGTCCGGTCGCAAATACACGTTGGGTGTGGACGATTATTGCTGCGGTCGCGCGTCGTGCCGGATGCAACGTGAGCTTTGGGCCGCGTTCGAAAAGGCACGAACGTCCCCGCCGACGATTCTGGATGCGATGGATCCGCTGCAGAAGGTCCGGCATTCCTTCGCCCCGAGTCCGACGACGGCGGTGGATGCACTCTGGCAGATCATCCGGCCGCAGTCGGGTCAGATCATCCTGGATCCTGGATGCGGTGATGCACGCATCCTGGTTGACGCCGCGCGTCGGTTCGGTGCGTATGGCATGGGAATCGAGATCAATCCGCAAACCGCGGCCCTTGCACGATCCGCGGTGCAGTCGGCCGGCGTGCGGTCCCTGGTGTCGATCACCGAGGGGGACAGCCGGCGGTATCGCTTTTACAAAGCGGACTACGTCGTGATGTACCTCTACGACGATTTGATTCGGGAACTGTTGCCGAAACTGAAGTCGTTGCGGCGGGGAACTGTGGTCGTTTCATACCTGCATCCGCTTCCGGCGGAACTGCCCGGACAACAGCGGATCACGGTTGGTGAGCATGTTTTCTTTGTGTGGATTCATCCATAG
- a CDS encoding AAA family ATPase — MHSTNTGAGMEPKPDTIGVRLDKIPEAIRVLDRWILWSLEWKRRGDGSEKWTKIPKQPSGRWAAVNSPETWCSFDEATQAMESGKFSGLGLVLPPGIVGVDLDDCYSGEGFSEQAKMILAMMPTYAEISPSGSGVKLLAAGALSAEMRKISHGRGVELYDGASTGRFFCITGHALEKERHHQITSQRDSLHAVQAMISEPKKLQEKYDRDPAKISKAIEYLEHLDESRCEEYSDWLSVGMALHWCDPSEEMFRHWCRWSQQSAKFDEDDALQTWESFRREEGERVITIGWLERAAKDDGFDPDRFRTGMQSGTSLLAKKITRDFLVEDFMVRGEPMIIGGAAKALKTTVALELAVSIATGTPFLGTYNVPKRERVLFISGESGESTLQENLRLIAESKGLSGADLADFQISFKLPKLDDATIVEDLIEELRESEVDIVFVDPLYRSLRVGDSASNVYSMGEQLELIAEQIHRAGITVVLLHHFKKQGKSFADPPELEDLSQSGVAEFGRQFLLIKRREAYQMDGNHTLWFHWGGSAGHQGMKMLEACTGTRATGLTWATTLRSPQEWKAVREELQAAEKDQESEDLKDRVYAFIGQHQGCTKAEVEQGIAGRGKQIRDVIAALINEDEVVVKKGAHNKHLLFQIVPDELDELDEL; from the coding sequence ATGCACTCAACAAATACAGGGGCCGGTATGGAGCCTAAGCCCGACACAATCGGCGTCCGACTGGACAAGATCCCCGAAGCGATCCGAGTCCTCGATCGGTGGATACTTTGGAGCCTCGAATGGAAGAGGCGAGGCGACGGGTCAGAGAAGTGGACCAAGATCCCAAAGCAGCCCAGTGGCCGTTGGGCCGCGGTCAATTCACCCGAAACATGGTGCTCATTCGATGAGGCCACGCAGGCGATGGAAAGTGGGAAGTTTTCAGGCCTTGGCCTCGTCCTACCCCCTGGGATCGTCGGCGTCGATCTGGATGACTGCTACAGCGGTGAGGGGTTCAGCGAACAGGCCAAGATGATTCTTGCCATGATGCCGACCTACGCCGAAATCAGCCCCAGCGGAAGCGGCGTTAAACTCCTGGCCGCCGGGGCGCTGAGTGCCGAGATGCGAAAGATCTCACACGGCAGGGGCGTGGAGCTTTACGACGGGGCGTCCACGGGTCGATTCTTCTGCATTACAGGCCATGCGCTCGAGAAGGAGAGGCATCACCAAATCACGTCTCAACGGGACAGCCTGCACGCCGTTCAGGCGATGATCAGTGAACCCAAGAAGCTACAGGAAAAGTACGACCGAGACCCGGCCAAGATCTCCAAGGCAATCGAGTACCTGGAGCATTTGGACGAAAGCCGGTGCGAGGAATACTCCGATTGGCTGAGTGTCGGGATGGCTTTGCATTGGTGCGATCCCTCGGAGGAAATGTTCCGGCACTGGTGCCGCTGGAGCCAACAGAGCGCCAAATTCGATGAAGACGACGCTTTGCAGACGTGGGAATCCTTCCGTCGCGAAGAAGGGGAGCGGGTCATCACAATCGGATGGCTCGAGCGCGCCGCGAAAGATGACGGGTTTGATCCAGACCGCTTTCGAACCGGGATGCAGTCAGGTACGAGCTTACTGGCCAAGAAAATCACCCGAGATTTCCTGGTTGAGGATTTCATGGTCCGCGGGGAGCCAATGATCATTGGCGGTGCGGCCAAGGCGCTAAAAACAACCGTGGCATTAGAGTTGGCGGTATCGATCGCCACAGGAACGCCGTTCCTGGGGACGTACAACGTACCGAAACGGGAACGAGTGCTATTCATCAGCGGGGAGTCGGGAGAGTCGACATTGCAGGAGAATCTGCGTCTAATCGCCGAATCCAAAGGGCTATCGGGGGCTGATTTGGCGGATTTCCAAATCAGTTTCAAACTGCCAAAGCTGGACGATGCAACGATTGTGGAGGATCTGATAGAGGAGCTGCGTGAGTCTGAAGTGGACATCGTTTTCGTGGACCCACTTTACAGGTCGTTGCGGGTCGGGGATTCCGCCAGCAATGTTTACTCCATGGGCGAGCAGCTGGAGTTGATCGCCGAACAGATTCACCGGGCCGGAATTACGGTGGTGCTGTTGCACCACTTCAAAAAACAGGGCAAGAGCTTCGCGGACCCACCGGAGTTGGAAGATTTAAGCCAATCGGGCGTTGCCGAGTTCGGCCGGCAGTTTCTTCTGATCAAACGCCGCGAGGCGTATCAAATGGATGGCAACCACACGCTCTGGTTCCACTGGGGCGGATCTGCCGGGCACCAAGGGATGAAGATGCTCGAAGCCTGCACGGGAACGCGCGCCACGGGTCTGACGTGGGCCACGACACTGCGGAGCCCCCAGGAGTGGAAAGCAGTCCGCGAGGAGCTACAGGCCGCTGAAAAGGACCAGGAGAGTGAAGATTTGAAAGACCGGGTCTACGCATTCATCGGTCAGCATCAAGGATGTACCAAAGCCGAAGTCGAACAAGGCATCGCAGGACGAGGAAAGCAAATCCGTGACGTAATTGCAGCCCTTATCAACGAGGACGAAGTGGTGGTTAAAAAGGGCGCCCACAATAAACATCTACTTTTCCAGATCGTCCCGGACGAACTGGACGAACTGGACGAACTATGA